One Nitrospirota bacterium DNA segment encodes these proteins:
- a CDS encoding cupin domain-containing protein — translation MPKTLTCDWKTSKGKGNPSLKTRLIKHRCNYTWKGIKIERYKSDDSTWFNASRRVLTGTYGEKTRFHVRYFQIAPQGYTTLERHRHEHVVVGIRGRGLCRVNGKSYRIGFLDTLYIEPHAGHQLKNPYNEPFGFFCLVDAKRDKPKVLKGR, via the coding sequence ATGCCTAAAACATTGACATGCGATTGGAAGACATCAAAAGGTAAAGGAAATCCCTCTTTAAAAACAAGGCTGATTAAGCATAGATGCAATTACACATGGAAAGGGATTAAGATTGAAAGATATAAATCCGATGATAGCACATGGTTTAATGCCTCAAGAAGGGTGCTTACAGGCACCTATGGTGAAAAGACGAGGTTTCATGTGAGATACTTTCAGATAGCACCACAGGGTTATACGACCTTAGAAAGGCACAGGCATGAGCATGTTGTGGTTGGTATAAGGGGAAGGGGACTGTGCAGGGTTAATGGTAAATCCTATAGAATCGGTTTTTTAGATACCCTTTATATAGAGCCTCACGCAGGGCATCAGCTTAAAAACCCTTATAACGAGCCATTTGGATTTTTCTGTCTTGTGGATGCAAAAAGGGACAAGCCAAAGGTTTTAAAGGGCAGATGA